The genomic segment CCTTTTCACCAACGTAatttctcaaattaaattataacgACTTTCTGAAGCATTTCTTTTATCATGATAATGATCACTAGCTAGTTACTCACACTCGCCTGGGTGGGGGTTCTGCTTTGTTTTCAGAAGGAAGCTGGTAAAACCAAAGCACAATTTAATTTACGCTGGTCTTGACTGAACCAATGGACTTTTTCGGTTGGAAGTGATTTATCTCCAAACCAGTGGATACTTGGAAATTCTTTAGTCGATGTCCATCTCATTAATTAGGTTTCTGCAACCATAGAATTAGAGTGTGGCAGTATCATAAACTACCTTTTGAGTTTTATAACATTCGACACTGACACTGAAATAATTGTTCAAATGCTCTGATTAAAAATGGAACAGTCTACAGTCAAGATCACAGCTTGTGTTGCTTAGTTCCTCCtggttttcattttatttcccCATTAATGAAAAGAACCAGGGGCATGGTGGATTTATGTAGACTCTAGTTAGTTAGCGGTCacaaattttgttaatgaaCTTGTACTAGGCTTCCCCAAATGTTCTATTTCATTATATCTTCACTTGGCTAAGGAATTAATTGAGAGATGTTTTTGATGATTTCCTGCTTTATGCCATTTGGTGAGTTAGTTAAAATATTGGTCCGTTGATTATTTGTCTAATCTCCTGATTACTGtgtattaaattaatgtaatacTCCCGGTTTAAGTATGTAGTGGTTCTGAGGAATTTTTTGATGACTCCATTTGAACACTAGAGCCATATGTTATAGGCTGATTGGGTGCTTGTTTAAGCTTAAAAGTAAAgtgcttttgaaaaaaaaaagtgcttATTAATTAGGTATAAAACACAGACATGCGACATAGACACAGATACTGTGGCATGACATGAACACTGTGATACGTGTGTGTGTATTGAACatcattatgaattatttaaattgacaATGAAGATTTATCTAGtcaaaattatctataaaaagttatataacaATTTCAACATATTGTTACCTAatacaaaaatgaatttaatcCATTTATCTAAAGTCCAAAACTGAAAAAAGGATCTAATTCATTTAAGAAATTTCACCCTCTTCTTGTTTGTCATCATTGAAAAAGACACTCTTGGAAAGGTTCATCTAAAGACaaatcaacaatttcaaaaagTTCCACAATATATGATAcgagaataaataaaaacattcctAATTATATTGAATCCCCTCTTTATTTTCGTAACTACAGCAGAAACTTAACCAATAAGTTTCTGGCTTTCTAacttataaaagaaatagtgtCTGTCTTTGTTGATGTTGTGTTGGAGCTGTGCCTTAGTTATGTTGGAGCTGTGTTCGAGGTCTGAAAACGTTTTTTAAATCCAACACTTTAGCAGAGTGTATGTGATAGGCTTCTTTTGTCAACAAGCTGATCAACACTCCTCAACTCTCAAGCACACACGAAAAGACACAAAACAGTATGTATATTATTGATGTATGAGTGAAACAAAGTACAAAGAATCAACCCCCAAGGAAGCCTCTCTTCCTCCACCGGAACAAATATTCAGTCTATACCCAAATGTACAAAATGACCAACTCCTCCTGTACAGAACACACactttatttataaactctCCCTTTCCCTTCCCACTCACTAACTAACTGTCAACAACCTTTCCCTCTTAATCGCCCTctcatttcttcttccttttatcTTAAAaccattatatcctatcattacaccctGCTGCATAACAActttgtcctcaaggttggaaccaTTAAGCTTGATCTCATGactcctcttcatcatcatgTTATCATATGAAAGGAGCCCACTGGCTATTGTCCTCCAATTCAGGTATGAAGGCTTGGGTGGTGGTTTATATGAGAGAATTATTGACTCCTTCTCTTCCATTAATAAGAATTGCTCCTTTTCCAAGATTCCCCTGGACCATATGACTGTTCTATACTGCTTTCTAACCTGTGACCTCTTACATTGTGGAGCACAAGTATTGTAGTTTGCTTCTGAAACTGTTTGCACCGCTTCCATTCCTGAAGTTTCTTTCTGGATCTTTTCCTTTCACCACTGTGAGTAATATAAGATGGCTAGTTAATAAAGATTCTGCAAGAACCCTGGAAATTCCTTTGTGGCCATTGCTAGAAGCTAGACCTCAGTAATTTCAGGAAATGGATCTGTAACAGCCCTAGTGGATGCACCCATGGACACCCAGACAACAGCTGGGTCACTTCCTGACACCACTGTTTTAACCCCAGACCTCAACAATTCTTCCCCTTTCTTCACTGTTTTGACATACCCACCACAACCTACCACTCTATCTTCACTAAAAACAACAGCTTTTGCAACTTTACTTGGAGAAGCAAGAGTCACAACCTTCCCATCATGGTCTTCACCTGATGTATTTTCCCTACCAACATTTGTCACATTATCCACCCTTACAGCAGCAACTTCTGCCACTTTCTCCGCAGCAGCCACACCAATGTCTCCATCATAGTTTTCGTCATTGCCTTCCACTTcacatatattttcttctctcctaTCTTGCCCTCTAATTCCTGCAAAAccatcaacactcaaaacaacAGATTTTGGCACTCTACTCCCTGATGTAATGGTAACAACATTCCCCTCTTCACTGatatttgtttctcttttcttcttctcttcatcatTAGCCAAGTACTCTCCTTCTTCATAGAATTTCTTGGCTTTCTTGATGTTTTGCAGACTGTCTTTCACAGCATCCCTacccttctttacttctttctttcctttcttgttgTCTTGCAGAAATTCCTCTTTCCATCCCCTTCTTGGTCTGTCAAGAGATTTCTCCCTTCCTTTTGTGTCCCTTTCTTGATTTTGGTCTTCCAATATCATTTCTTGGATATTTCTTCTCCATTCTGTTAGCTCCCTTTTCTGTTCGCTGGCCCACCTCTCCACAGTATTGACTCTTCCTTCCAAAGTATCGATTCTTCCTTCCATCACATTCTCCTCTCCAagggatccggcaggtcggaccaaactTGATAGGCTTCTTTTGTCAAGAAGCCGATCAACACTCCTCAACTCTCAAGCACACATAAAAAGACACAAAAAGACACAAAACAGTATGTATATTATTGATGTATGAGTGAAACAAAGTACAAAGAATCACCCCCCAAGGAAGCCTCTCTCCCTCCACTGGAACAAATATCTAGTCTATACCCAAATGTATAAAATGACCAACTCCCCCTGTACAGAACACACACTCTATTTATAAACTCTCCCTTCCCCTTTCCACTCACTAACTAATTGTCAACAACCTTTCCCTCCTAACCGCCCTctcatttcttcttccttctatcTTAAacccattatatcctatcagtATGATATGTGTTGTACAAGTCTCATAAATGTTGGTGTCTGATACATGATGGACACATGGACATGTCATTGAAGATGTTTTTTTggtcatattaaaaaaaaggtttagtGTCCATCCATGTTTTTGAGAACCGCTTTGGGCACAAGCTTATTGCAATAAGCTAGTAGTAACTTGTCAAAATACGTTGTTTTCTGCTTATTTTTGGCTTCTGCTTTTGTAAAAGAAGTTGAAACGAACATCTTCAAGAAAACATGGTAAATGCTTTTTCtgtaaaaaagttttttttttctcaaaaaagaTCAAACAAACTCAACTGTAGAAAAGCAGcagtttctgttttttttttcatgtctaACCATTTAAGGACTAAATATATGAATacttattaatgttttttttaagatgtGCACTAGAGGGCTTTGATTTATGGTCCATCAACCAGGAGATGATCTTGTAGATACAGAAGTCAAGATGAAATCATGTTTAGAATATAAGTTTGAATTATATCTTATATCTATTGCAAGATTTTGAGGACAGGAGGGCATGtatatttgttcaaaaacaGATAAATTGGTCTATTCAAGTTGGTTTCTAATTTGTCAAAATACTAGATAATATTTCATAAATGTGAtgattttctttgtttaataTGGTTGAAATTGATTCCACAGAAATTTCAAATCTGTATAAACATGGTTTATgtgtaattagtttttttttcctcttcgcTTCCTGCTGTCACCGTTTTTTCTCATGTATCTAAGTCTGAGAAAGATTTACCAAATGACGTTCTTAAAATTGATTCAAGACCTGTTTGCAgactaattaatataatttataaatatttctgactttatataaatatatctaattggttttgttttttattgttttaagcCCTCTTTGGACTTTCAAACATTTCTCGAAATGGTTCTATTCatgatattttctttatcaCCAATTTATCacaactataaaaatataagaaagaagATCTTGTTGACATGTTACCTATTAAACAGGATCCTGTGAGATGAAATTGTTAAACTCAACATCACAGCTTGTAGAACCCCTAGAAAGTCGAAAATTTGCAAGATTTAACTTACAGTACACAGAGATGGAAGATAAGCCCCTGGGAGAAGAACAATGGGTTCCCAGATTTGCTGGCCATCAGAgcttagaagagagagaaagttcATTTTTGGCCCGGGATCAGAAAATAAACTGTGGTTTTGTTAAAGGTCCTGAAGGGTCTGAAAGTACTGGATTTGACTTGACAGAAGACGATGCAAGTTACATCAGCAGGTGCCACATTGCTGTGATCTCATGCATATTTGGAAATTCTGATAATTTGAGGACCCCAGCCACCAAAACGGTAATTGGTCTACTTTGTGTTTTAGTTCAGTTTGTGGGTTAAGGTTAAGAATCACTTACGAATTTTCTAGTAAAATGTTACTCTCTTCGAAGTTTCATTCAAGTAAATTAGTGCTCTATTTTCTGTGTGGCATCTATAAtctattactatttttatatgAATCTGTTGTGCATTTTGATCATAAGATTTCCCAAAAGTCTATATAAATTGGATatcatttttttgtgtttttagtttTGGCATGCTTGTAAGCATATGCCTCCGTGTTTTGTTGTTTGGACTATTCCTCCCCAAGGAGTTCTCTGATCATGATATTTCACACAATTGATTGTAATTAGTTAGTTGTTCCCTTAATTCCCGAACTCATACTTGTTAATATTGTGCTTATGTTGGCATGTTTGTGTTAGGAAATTAAATGTCTATAtaagaaggaagaaaacaaaTGGTTAAATGGTTAGTTGGTTGGTTAGGAAGGTAGGGAGACTATAGTTGTCCTAATAGTGATAGTTGTAGATAGGTTGAGCAACTATTGCCACTTTATACCGATTAAACACCCTTATTCAGCCAGGACTATAGCTGAAATTTTCGCCAAAGAAGTGGTTAAATCACATGGGATTCCCATGTCAGTGGTAAGTGATAGAGATCCTACTTTTCTAAGTCTCTTTTGGAAGAAATTATTTCAGCTGCAAGGAGAAAGACTTAACATGAGCACAACTTATCATCTGGAGTTTGATGATCAAACTGAAGTTCTAAACAGAACTTTAGAAACATATTTGAGGTGTTTCAGCTCTGAACAGCCCAAGACATGGTCCTTGTTTATTCTGTGGGCAGCTTGGAGAACTCCTTTTGAAGTGGTGTATGGTAGGCCTCCGCCATCGCTCAGCAGTTTTATACCAGGGGAAACTCCAGTTTCAGAAGTAGTACAAGACTTGATGACAAGAGATGAAGCTCTTAATCAGCTCAAGTTTCACTTAACTAGAGAACAAGAGCAGATGACAAAATTTGCAAATAAACATCGAAAACCATCACCCATCAAAATAGGGGACTGGGTGTTTTTGAAGATACGTCCTCATCATCAAGTTTCAATGCCAATTAGGTTGCACCCTAAGCTATCAGCGGAGTAGTATGGGCCTTTTTTGGTGCTAAGACAGCTGGGGCCAGTAGCTTTTGGTATGCAACTTCCTGAGACAGCCAGGATACATCCTGTTTTTCATGTGTCCCAATTGAAGAGGGCTGTAAGAACACATCGGTGGAAAAGGAGCTGCCAGAGGGGCTACAAGGAAGCACTTCCGTTTTTCTTCCCAATAAAGTGCTGGAGAGGAGGACTGTGCAACAAACAGGGCAAGAGGAACCGGTCCCTCATGTTCTGATTCAGTGGTTGGATGGAGGAGCTGATGCAGCTACATTGGAAGATGTGACTACTATCAAACACCATTTTCCAGAtttcaaccttgtcctcaaggttgctTGTGCAGGGGAGGGTAATGTTAGGAAATTAAATGTCTATgtaagaaggaagaaaaaaatagttggTTGGTTAGGAAGGTAGGGAGTGATAGTCGTCCTAATAGGGAGACTGTATATATGTGGGCTTTTGTTGTGGTGGGGGATGTTTTGGGAGATATTGAGAGATAGTTGACAGAACATTAGTGTCCTGTGAGAAGGGAAATATCAGCCCTTGACAGTGTAcatgttgtttgtttttgttgaagagCTAATAAGCTGAGGCATATTCAGTTTTATCTGGTTTTGTTTGTGCTGTTTGTGAGTGAAAGTTTTCTGTGAATTGGTTTCTTTAATCAAGAAACCTAACAGTATATGATAAGTAGTATGAACAATTGGTGGTTAGGATCAAATTGCAACTTGCAAGGCATGAGACTGGAGTTTCATATTGGAAGTGTGGGAGTTTGGTTTGAGATTTGCAATGTCTAATTTTTGTAGTGTGGTTCTCCAAAGATTCTGGTCAATCAGTTTTACTGTTTTTCATTATATCTCACTTGCAAATAAGCAGCATGGTGGAGACACATAGTCAAGGGGCAAATGCACAACCATCCTAAATCGGTACTGTGTGGCTGGCTGCTACATGTTGTGATGAAATATTAGGATCCATTTTGCAAGGTATGTGACCTAAGTCCCACATTAGAAGGATGGAAATTTAGTGAATTTTACAAGGTCTTGAGCTTTCAAACTACCACGGCTAGCTTTTGTAGTGTGATTCTTATCACGGGCCAGCAAAGACATGTTGAATTTTTCAACATGATAATGAGAAGATTTCTTGGAAGTTGATTGGAATGCTAGTATTGCCTGCAAAGAGACTGAAAGGCATTCATCATTTATTTAGCAATACTTAACGTACAGTACGAGTGGGAGAAAATAGGTTTCCCTGTAAGACTTGGGTATGTGATGCTTGGCTTCACTAACTGGGAAGAATAGACACTCTAGTTCTCCTCCAATTTTATGAGTTGCTTaggaaaagaggaaaatatattttaaggatACCCGAGGATAATATTTAAGCATTACCAATTGATATAATAATTTCTTGTactttattttctcaaaattgCATTTTTTAATATGCATTGAATGTTTTGGTTTTGACACTGAGCTGTTGGAACTATTGGAAATTTAGGGGCTGCCATCAACTTTGGATGTAATTTTCACctagtattttttattgtattgatcCAAATCATTGTGGTTTCAGGTCACTCGATTGTCAAGGAAGAATGTCTGCTTTGTTATGTTTACTGACGAAATTACAGTTCGGACACTCTCTTCAGAAGGGCATGTGCCTGATAGAATGGGTTTCATTGGCTTTTGGAAGTTGGTGGTAGTGAAGAATCTACCATATGATGATATGCGAAGAGTGGGCAAAATACCTAAGTTATTGCCTCATCGACTTTTTCCTTTTGCAAGGTAAGACTGATATGAGAAGGAATAGGTGTTGTTCTTTTGAAATTTACAGTAATGATTTGGATGATGTTTAAAATATGGTGACTGCTCGGGGCGTTTAAACACCTAGAAAGATGTGTTGATGATATATCACTTTAagataaaatggtaaaattttagTTAGCTGATTCTAACATTTGATTCTTTTATTATGTACACCATATCCTTGTGTTGGAAAGAGTATTATAAAGGAGAAACTAAAGAGTGTGACCATAGGGTGTAGATGTCAGTGTCCCATTTTTACTACCAATAAAGAGCTTTATAACTGCACAGAGATCACTGCATGATGAATCTCTGATGGAATTGAATGTTGAAAGAGATTTATGTGGATTATTATATCAGATTTTAATGATGATTTATTGGCTTGAACATACTTTCATTATATTTGTGGACACTATTGTGTGTTCCAATGTTTTATAAGTTGGAAGTGTTTCTGCGAAAATTCTAGACTGCCTTAGTATGTTATAAAACTAATGGCTTAAATTTTAGCGATTCTTCAATTCCCCAACCTTTCTAGCCTAAACCAACTTAGAAAATGAATCTGTGTGCATTTACTAATTGTAGAATTTTGGTTATCGGAACAGTTAAGTCCTTATTGCTATGTAGATtgatataaatacaaatttattttgtatgtgGTGTTCTGTACATATGTATCTGAAATCTTTGGAAAGGtttcttattaattttctttgttattagttaatttttttagttactGTTTGTTTTAcgtataattttcttttcttagatGTTCGGTAACTTAAtggttcttcttttctttcaattttcatttcagGTATTCAATTTGGCTGGATAGCAAATTACGGCTGCAGCTTGATCCTTTACTTATCTTGGAGTACTTTTTGTGGCGCAAGGGTTATGAATTTGCAATATCCAATCATTATGATCGGCATTGTGTGTGGGAAGAAGTTGCACAAAACAAGAAGTTGAACAAGTATAATCACACAGTTATAGATCAGCAGTTTTCATTTTACCGGGCTGATGGACTTGAAAGATTTGATGCATCGGATCCAAATAAGCTTCTTCCAAGCAGTATGTTCTGTTAAGCATTTATTTTCTGTCAATTTCCGAAGTTGTTGATTAAATGAACTGAAGTGATTTACATAATCTTGACAGATGTACCTGAAGGTTCTTTTATTATTAGAGCGCACACCCCAATgtcaaatttgttttcttgtctTTGGTTCAATGAAATTGATCGGTTCACTCCTCGTGATCAGCTGAGTTTTGCATATACATATCAGAAGCTGAGAAGGATGAATCCAGACAAACCATTTCATCTGAACATGTTCAAGGTGAGGCAATATAAGCCCAGCTACATTTAGATAGTTTATTTGTGCTGTAACAGTACATTGTGGTCGTGATGAAAGTAGCATTAatggtttcttcttcttctatgtcCAGGACTGTGAAAGGAGACACATAGCCAAGTTGTTCCGTCATAGATTGGATGATAAGAGGATACATCATTGAAAAAGAATACCAGAATAATGCCAGTTTATATCAACATTTTTATGATATGACATGATGTACTTAGCCAGTCCTGTCTGTATCTGTTGAAGTTGTGATTACCTGCTGATCATCTGCTGCAGAATGTGTTACATGAAGATTCAGTGACTTGTGCTCCAGCACTGGTGTTTGCCATGAAAATGAAGTGGTGTTTCTCAAAATATGATCTTCTACAGTGCTGCTGCTGTGTCACAACATAATTTTGTggttgttttatatatttcttgtaTCTTTCCATTTGTGACAAAATTCATTTATGCCCTGGGATACAACAAGCAAAGCATCAAATGACTCACTCCCTCTCCACTTCCACTacctcatttttcttttcaaaattgggATTGTTTGTATGTAGAAATTTTTGCTAGGCCATTAACACTTACCTTAGAAATCTCACTTGTCAttcttattgttttattattatttaaacatttcatTATACTAAGCACGGATAAGTTGTTAAATTAAATGTGTAGTACTTTCTCTACTGCTCCGTAATTCATTAACACGGTTCTTTTACGAAAATGactatttgttaattttgtacATTCCAGAGATATACACTTTGGACCTTAGTTTTGTTTCCATTGACACTATtctttatacatatataaaattgaacTTTGATTTCTCTATTATCTTTTCTTAATCTTGGTAACGGCTGATTGTTTTATGGATGACTGAAAACTGTTTTATCAAATCAACTCAAGTTTTCACAAATTTGGGCTGATaaacaatataacatttatCCATCTATACAACAGCTGTGAGTGTTCCCTATAATACTAACAAACTGATCGTGTGACctaatatttttcattgtttGTGTAACCAGTCAATAGTATCGGTTGTATGCCAATCGTTTTTTcggttaatttttaattaaccaAAAGACAACTAATTAAGAATGTTTTTTAACCAACAAAAGACTATTCTCTCGTAATTACCAAAACATGACGAATATGAAAATTGTTCTGGGGTTCCTTGGCTTGTGGTTGTCGCAGACTAGACGAGTTACATTGTAGCTTGAACAAGTTCTTGGTCGTTAGCTATTCGGTTTCAATGCCTTTTCAATGTTATTTAAAGTCTGTTTTGTTGGGAATttaagtgtgagtctaagtcccataTTGgatggaaatgaaaaaaatataaaagtgaaaaactCGTTAAAGTTTTGAATAGAGATTGATGTCAATTCTTTATATGGTTGAGCTCATGTGTCTGCTACAAAAATCATCGTaagttattaaaagaataagtaCAACTTTTGTATTTGTCATTTATATATTGCATcataatgaaaacataaaaagtattttcacttatatatatttactatCGTGAACTTGAGGTTTTTTTTTGAGTTTCCTACGTTTAAGTTCATATCTTTAGTTTctatagattaaaaaaatatgccatatgatattataatttgtgaaCTAGTGCAACAGATCAGACAATATATAAAAGGATGGTTATAAAAGTATcactataataatttatttgaaataagtAGTACTTATAAATAGCCTCGTGAAGAAAAGTTGCTAATCAGCAGAAACTCAACCACTTTTTGAAGAAGTACAGCTGAAATGATGGATCATCTTATTGGTAGCTTTATTAGCTTCATAGAAGTGAGTTTTTGAACTGGCTAGCTATTCGTTGATGGAAAGTAAATTCATTTGTGAAATTCCATGGTTCCTAAGACAGTAAATGCACGGCAGACAACTTCAAATCTTGAGAATCCAGAAAGCGTGCACAATTTCTCGTActccttttcacttctttcctTCCCACCACTTGTGATATACATGATGGTGTCGAGGGTGGAAACAAGCTTTGATACATTCGACTCTGATGCTTCTTCTGGTGCTATAAATTCTATCACAATCACCTTTCCATTCTGTGGCAGTGCATTGTGACAGTTCCTCAAAATGCTTAAGCAGTCTTCATCTGACCAATTGTGCAACACAGTCTACatgtca from the Vigna angularis cultivar LongXiaoDou No.4 chromosome 3, ASM1680809v1, whole genome shotgun sequence genome contains:
- the LOC108326112 gene encoding uncharacterized protein LOC108326112, with amino-acid sequence MAQQRQSGMERLGVRVGAHDLHHTNGSGDHVAVGIRGGAAHKQPRSRRSARSDRGTQLSVAAILVFLFLVLVVTVLVFSYISRDEISNNGDDGVDLKSDSDFLTNVPRIQKKKVLDFGHASGGHGRDSRYWDKDDRRRDGDYDEDMMEHTSKDPGDEIVEDDDAVKKDHDTKSSHDGIKRRGDGLYNEAGRQELKRYEAEYEASLKNLRHSTEVDVKLLHETNLEKKSASDDTDDEYDDFFDFNDAQLENSSDSRNMRGEHSTANVLSLDNEVQKQKESNDSFAEENNDDVTSEDVEEASFLNKKNPHEGKTNSKHESIFNGQSTRKSHPETKKKVRRRKFSGSCEMKLLNSTSQLVEPLESRKFARFNLQYTEMEDKPLGEEQWVPRFAGHQSLEERESSFLARDQKINCGFVKGPEGSESTGFDLTEDDASYISRCHIAVISCIFGNSDNLRTPATKTVTRLSRKNVCFVMFTDEITVRTLSSEGHVPDRMGFIGFWKLVVVKNLPYDDMRRVGKIPKLLPHRLFPFARYSIWLDSKLRLQLDPLLILEYFLWRKGYEFAISNHYDRHCVWEEVAQNKKLNKYNHTVIDQQFSFYRADGLERFDASDPNKLLPSNVPEGSFIIRAHTPMSNLFSCLWFNEIDRFTPRDQLSFAYTYQKLRRMNPDKPFHLNMFKDCERRHIAKLFRHRLDDKRIHH